A region from the Saccharomonospora azurea NA-128 genome encodes:
- a CDS encoding WS/DGAT/MGAT family O-acyltransferase, which produces MADRLSALDASFLYLEEPFVPMHVGSVAVLRRPRSGFDYARLLALVSRRLSYLPRYRQYVESVPGHLARPVWVEDGDFDVSYHVRRSALPAPGTDEQLFELVARLLARPLDRDRPLWELYVVEGLEDGRVALVTKNHQALVDGTATLDLGQLILDAEPTGSDSDDETEGAAPWTEWTPSSRPGRARLLLDAITDSLRRPGEIVDNVRSAARDLTTTAERALDTAGDVATTVRSLVRPAPRSPLNARVSGGRVFAGASAALDDLRDIRRRHGGTINDVVFAVVTGALRQWLLSRGSSLEQTATVRALAPLAVRAPDDVGFSSVGLLDNRVDPCLVDLPVGEPHPVLRLQHIAHAMAEQVRARRSVAARAMVRVSGFAPATMYSLAARAANSLSGRLFNVVVANTPGPQHRLYAGRAPLERIYPVLPLAREQALAVGITSYEGNVYFGLNGDRKALSDITVLAGAVTEAIEELKGTNG; this is translated from the coding sequence ATGGCCGACCGTCTGTCCGCGCTGGATGCCTCCTTCCTCTACCTGGAGGAACCGTTCGTGCCCATGCACGTCGGGAGTGTCGCGGTTCTGCGTCGGCCGCGGTCGGGTTTCGACTACGCGCGTCTGCTCGCTCTGGTGTCGCGTCGCCTGTCCTACCTGCCTCGTTACCGGCAGTACGTGGAGTCGGTCCCGGGGCACCTCGCGCGGCCGGTGTGGGTGGAGGACGGTGACTTCGACGTCAGTTACCACGTGCGGCGCTCGGCGCTTCCCGCGCCCGGCACCGACGAGCAGTTGTTCGAGCTGGTGGCCAGGTTGCTGGCGCGTCCCCTCGACCGAGACCGCCCGCTGTGGGAGCTGTACGTGGTCGAGGGGTTGGAGGACGGCAGGGTCGCGTTGGTGACCAAGAACCACCAGGCGCTGGTGGACGGCACCGCCACCCTCGACCTGGGGCAACTGATCCTGGACGCCGAACCGACCGGATCGGACTCGGACGACGAGACCGAGGGCGCAGCACCGTGGACGGAGTGGACGCCGTCGTCCCGCCCGGGACGCGCTCGGCTGTTGCTCGACGCGATCACCGACAGCCTCCGCAGGCCGGGAGAGATCGTCGACAACGTGCGCAGCGCCGCGCGCGACCTGACCACCACGGCCGAGCGGGCGCTCGACACGGCGGGCGATGTCGCCACGACGGTGCGTTCCCTCGTGCGTCCGGCGCCGCGGAGCCCGCTGAACGCGCGGGTCAGTGGTGGCCGGGTGTTCGCGGGTGCGTCGGCGGCCCTCGACGACCTGCGTGACATCCGCCGGCGGCATGGCGGCACGATCAACGACGTGGTCTTCGCGGTCGTCACCGGTGCCCTGCGGCAGTGGCTGCTGTCCCGGGGAAGCTCCCTGGAGCAGACGGCGACCGTGCGGGCCCTCGCGCCCCTCGCAGTGCGGGCACCCGACGACGTCGGGTTCTCCTCGGTCGGCCTGCTCGACAACCGGGTCGACCCGTGTTTGGTCGACCTTCCGGTGGGGGAGCCGCATCCCGTGTTGCGACTGCAACACATCGCGCACGCCATGGCGGAACAGGTCCGTGCCAGGCGCTCGGTCGCGGCCCGGGCGATGGTGCGGGTGAGCGGGTTCGCACCCGCCACGATGTATTCGCTGGCGGCGCGGGCGGCGAACTCGCTGTCGGGACGGCTGTTCAACGTGGTGGTCGCCAACACGCCCGGGCCGCAACACCGCCTGTACGCGGGGCGGGCGCCGCTGGAGCGCATCTACCCCGTGTTGCCGTTGGCGAGGGAACAGGCGTTGGCGGTGGGGATCACGTCGTACGAGGGAAACGTCTACTTCGGACTCAACGGGGACCGCAAGGCGTTGTCCGACATCACGGTGCTCGCGGGTGCGGTGACCGAAGCGATCGAGGAACTGAAAGGGACGAACGGGTGA
- the secA gene encoding preprotein translocase subunit SecA produces the protein MLLNRLLRAGEGKMVKRLRRIADHVNTLEDDVKDLSDAELQAKTDEFRKRHADGESLDELLPEAFAVVREAATRVLGQRHYDVQLMGGAALHLGQVAEMKTGEGKTLTSLLPVYLNALPGKGVHVVTTNDYLAQRDSEWMGRVHRFLGLEIGVIRSELTPAERKRAYAADITYGTNNEFGFDYLRDNMAWSLDDCVQRGHYFAIVDEVDSILIDEARTPLIISGPADQSSRWYVEFARIAPLMKKDVHYEVDERKRAVGVTELGVEFVEDQLGIENLYEAANTPLVGFLNNALKAKELYRKDKEYIVRNGEVLIVDEFTGRILAGRRFNEGMHQAIEAKERVEIKAENQTLATITLQNYFRLYEKLAGMTGTAETEAAEFHQTYKLGVVPIPTNRPMVRVDQADLIYKTEEAKFEAVADDIAERHEKGQPVLVGTTSVEKSEYLSKLLLKRGVPHEVLNAKQHHREALIVAQAGRRGAVTVATNMAGRGTDIVLGGNPDIIADQVLRDRGLDPVENSEEYEAAWPKVLEEVTAECKEEAEAVLEAGGLYVLGTERHESRRIDNQLRGRAGRQGDPGESRFYLSLGDELMRRFNAAMVERVMTTMRLPDDVPIEHKMVSRAIKSAQTQVEQQNMEIRKNVLKYDEVMNQQRKVIYAERRRVLEGENLREQVENMITDVVSAYVDGATADGYAEDWDHAKLWTALKTLYPVGVTWEEIIEENEDVDADRLREILVADALRAYDQREADLDEKVAEGAMRELERRVVLSVLDRKWREHLYEMDYLKEGIGLRAMAQRNPLVEYQREGFDMFNAMLDSLKEEAVGLMFNLQVQQAEQQEQAPAQAQQPSA, from the coding sequence ATGCTTCTGAACCGCCTGCTCCGTGCGGGCGAGGGCAAGATGGTGAAGCGGCTGCGCCGTATCGCCGACCACGTCAACACCCTCGAAGACGACGTCAAGGACCTTTCGGACGCCGAGCTGCAGGCGAAGACCGACGAGTTCCGGAAACGGCACGCCGACGGCGAGTCGTTGGACGAACTGCTGCCGGAAGCCTTCGCCGTGGTGCGAGAGGCCGCGACGCGCGTTCTCGGTCAGCGGCATTACGACGTCCAGTTGATGGGTGGCGCGGCGCTGCATCTCGGCCAGGTCGCCGAGATGAAGACCGGTGAGGGCAAGACGCTCACCAGCCTTCTGCCCGTCTACCTCAACGCGCTGCCCGGCAAGGGCGTGCACGTCGTCACCACGAACGACTACCTGGCACAGCGTGACTCCGAGTGGATGGGCCGGGTGCACCGGTTCCTCGGGCTGGAGATCGGTGTCATCCGGTCCGAGTTGACGCCCGCCGAGCGCAAGCGCGCGTACGCCGCCGACATCACCTACGGGACGAACAACGAGTTCGGCTTCGACTACCTGCGCGACAACATGGCGTGGAGCCTCGACGACTGCGTGCAGCGCGGGCACTACTTCGCCATCGTCGACGAGGTCGACTCGATCCTCATCGACGAGGCCCGGACGCCGCTGATTATCTCCGGCCCGGCCGACCAGTCGTCCCGCTGGTACGTCGAGTTCGCGCGGATCGCGCCGCTCATGAAGAAGGACGTCCACTACGAGGTGGACGAGCGCAAGCGCGCCGTGGGTGTCACCGAGCTCGGTGTGGAGTTCGTCGAGGACCAGCTCGGTATCGAGAACCTCTACGAGGCCGCGAACACGCCGCTGGTCGGGTTCCTCAACAACGCCCTCAAGGCCAAGGAGCTCTACCGCAAGGACAAGGAGTACATCGTCCGCAACGGCGAGGTGCTCATCGTCGACGAGTTCACGGGCCGCATCCTCGCCGGGCGCCGGTTCAACGAGGGCATGCACCAGGCGATCGAGGCGAAGGAACGCGTCGAGATCAAGGCCGAGAACCAGACGCTCGCCACGATCACGCTGCAGAACTACTTCCGCCTCTACGAGAAGCTCGCCGGCATGACGGGTACCGCCGAGACCGAGGCGGCGGAGTTCCACCAGACCTACAAGCTGGGTGTCGTCCCGATCCCGACCAACCGCCCGATGGTGCGAGTCGACCAGGCCGACCTCATCTACAAGACCGAGGAAGCGAAGTTCGAGGCGGTCGCCGACGACATCGCCGAGCGGCACGAGAAGGGTCAGCCGGTCCTCGTCGGCACGACGAGCGTCGAGAAGTCCGAGTACCTGTCGAAGCTGCTGCTCAAGCGCGGTGTGCCGCACGAGGTCCTGAACGCGAAGCAGCACCACCGCGAGGCGCTCATCGTCGCTCAGGCGGGCCGCCGAGGCGCGGTCACGGTCGCGACGAACATGGCCGGTCGAGGCACCGACATCGTGCTCGGTGGCAACCCCGACATCATCGCCGACCAGGTGCTGCGCGACCGCGGTCTCGACCCGGTGGAGAACTCCGAGGAGTACGAGGCCGCCTGGCCGAAGGTGCTGGAGGAGGTCACCGCCGAGTGCAAGGAGGAGGCCGAGGCGGTCCTGGAGGCCGGCGGCCTCTACGTGCTCGGCACCGAGCGGCACGAGTCGCGGCGCATCGACAACCAGCTACGGGGTCGCGCCGGTCGTCAGGGTGACCCGGGTGAGTCGCGCTTCTACCTGTCGCTGGGCGACGAGCTGATGCGGCGCTTCAACGCCGCCATGGTCGAGCGCGTCATGACCACCATGCGCCTGCCCGACGACGTGCCGATCGAGCACAAGATGGTCTCCAGGGCGATCAAGAGCGCTCAGACGCAGGTCGAGCAGCAGAACATGGAGATCCGCAAGAACGTCCTCAAGTACGACGAGGTGATGAACCAGCAGCGCAAGGTGATCTACGCCGAGCGCCGCCGGGTGCTGGAGGGCGAGAACCTGCGCGAGCAGGTCGAGAACATGATCACCGACGTCGTCTCGGCCTACGTCGACGGCGCCACCGCCGACGGTTACGCCGAGGACTGGGACCACGCGAAGCTGTGGACGGCGCTCAAGACGCTGTACCCGGTCGGGGTGACCTGGGAAGAGATCATCGAGGAGAACGAGGACGTCGACGCGGATCGGCTGCGCGAGATCCTCGTGGCCGACGCCCTCCGGGCGTACGACCAGCGCGAGGCCGACCTCGACGAGAAGGTCGCCGAAGGCGCGATGCGCGAGCTGGAGCGCCGGGTCGTGCTGTCCGTTCTCGACCGCAAGTGGCGCGAGCACCTCTACGAGATGGACTACCTCAAGGAGGGCATCGGGCTGCGGGCGATGGCGCAGCGCAACCCGCTGGTCGAGTACCAGCGCGAGGGCTTCGACATGTTCAACGCGATGCTCGACTCGTTGAAGGAAGAAGCCGTCGGCCTGATGTTCAACCTGCAGGTGCAGCAGGCGGAGCAGCAGGAGCAGGCGCCCGCACAGGCGCAGCAGCCGAGTGCG
- a CDS encoding DUF6612 family protein, which translates to MRKLALAAGGMAVALALTACGGDGDDTNGLSVGGGGGTFGDLQQLVASVEDKAEQVQSVKFDAEMTMLGMQFTMTGQTRIDPDDIAMSMTMSMAGGEQEMRIVDETIYMKVPELGEPGKSWVKRDLSEEFAELENDGTAATLLENSDPRKTLEQFQEAGGTITSSEATTLDGRPVTRYTLEIDAVEMAKASGEIPAEMMPMMESLGTIPALVYLNSDALPVRMEVEMDMSAMLEEAAEVSGEEIPAELRDNPDMLTMSISQDYYDWGEPVTIEAPPADQVSSKPLEDF; encoded by the coding sequence GTGCGCAAATTAGCTCTCGCCGCGGGCGGCATGGCCGTCGCCCTGGCCCTGACCGCCTGCGGTGGCGACGGGGACGACACCAACGGCCTGTCCGTCGGCGGAGGCGGAGGGACCTTCGGCGACCTGCAGCAGCTCGTCGCCTCCGTGGAAGACAAGGCCGAGCAGGTTCAGTCGGTCAAGTTCGATGCCGAGATGACGATGCTGGGCATGCAGTTCACGATGACCGGGCAGACCCGCATCGACCCCGACGACATCGCCATGAGCATGACCATGTCGATGGCCGGGGGCGAGCAGGAGATGCGGATCGTCGACGAGACCATCTACATGAAGGTTCCCGAGCTCGGCGAACCGGGTAAGTCGTGGGTGAAGCGCGACCTGAGCGAGGAGTTCGCCGAGCTCGAGAACGACGGCACGGCGGCAACGTTGTTGGAGAACAGCGACCCGCGCAAGACACTGGAGCAGTTCCAGGAGGCCGGCGGAACCATCACGAGCAGCGAAGCCACCACGCTCGACGGCCGGCCGGTGACGCGCTACACCCTGGAGATCGACGCGGTCGAGATGGCGAAGGCGTCCGGTGAGATCCCGGCCGAGATGATGCCCATGATGGAATCGCTCGGAACGATTCCGGCTTTGGTCTACCTCAACTCCGACGCTCTTCCCGTGCGCATGGAAGTCGAGATGGACATGAGCGCCATGCTGGAGGAAGCCGCCGAGGTGTCCGGTGAGGAGATCCCCGCCGAACTGAGGGACAACCCCGACATGCTCACGATGTCGATATCCCAGGACTACTACGACTGGGGAGAGCCGGTGACGATCGAGGCTCCCCCGGCCGACCAGGTCAGCAGCAAGCCCCTGGAAGACTTCTGA
- a CDS encoding DUF6912 family protein, with translation MRIYVPATIGMLRQLLDAEELAPVGGTAFALTPALREAYTSGTTEELEYAALTDAARASLRLLASDSDPVEVGDKEPPRRVVVSADVDDVTLRPDLDDSVVKVSGPVAMTAIAAVHVDAPEAEQAVLAAAEVIDDADLGDEDAELALGDVEDHELAWYALQELPFLLELM, from the coding sequence GTGAGGATCTACGTGCCTGCGACCATCGGCATGCTGCGGCAGTTGCTGGATGCCGAGGAACTGGCGCCCGTGGGAGGGACGGCGTTCGCGCTGACCCCGGCGCTGCGCGAGGCCTACACGAGTGGCACGACCGAGGAACTGGAGTACGCGGCACTCACCGACGCCGCGCGGGCGTCGCTGCGGTTGCTCGCGTCCGACAGCGACCCGGTGGAGGTGGGCGACAAGGAACCGCCGCGGCGGGTGGTGGTGTCGGCCGACGTCGACGACGTGACGCTGCGTCCCGACCTCGACGATTCCGTGGTGAAGGTGTCGGGTCCGGTGGCGATGACGGCGATCGCCGCCGTGCACGTGGACGCGCCGGAGGCCGAACAGGCCGTGCTGGCCGCCGCGGAGGTGATCGACGACGCGGACCTCGGGGACGAGGACGCCGAGTTGGCCCTCGGGGACGTGGAGGACCACGAGCTCGCCTGGTATGCGCTGCAAGAACTGCCGTTCCTGCTCGAACTCATGTAA
- the pruA gene encoding L-glutamate gamma-semialdehyde dehydrogenase: MDAVTSVPVPANEPVHTYAPGTAERESLQAKLAELESDKHELTQTIGGRRRMAGGDAFDVVQPHDHGHVLGVSAQATNDDVADAVAAAKAAAREWSELPFDERAAVFLRAADLIAGPYRDTINAATMLGQSKSVQQAEIDAACELIDFLRFNVSYARRILAEQPNSVPGAWNRMEYRPLDGFVTAITPFNFTAIAGNLPSSPALMGNTVVWKPTPTQQLAAHYTMQIFEEAGLPPGVINMVTGDGAAVSEVALTDPGFAGLHFTGSTATFKLLWRTIADNLDTYGCYPRIVGETGGKDFVVAHPSANVDKLTAALVRGAFEYQGQKCSAASRAYVPRSLWNGGLRERLADLTRTVAYGDITDFSHFGGAVIDARAFAKHRALLESVPGDPHLELLVGGGCDDSVGYFVEPTVLVSDDPKHEVFSTEYFGPILAVTVYEDGEYENVLDLVDTTAPYALTGAVFADDRQAIQQAHRALRHAAGNFYVNDKPTGSIVSQQPFGGSRASGTNDKAGSMFNLLRWTSPRSIKETFDAPVDITYPHMG, encoded by the coding sequence ATGGACGCTGTGACATCCGTTCCGGTACCGGCCAACGAACCGGTCCACACGTACGCCCCAGGCACCGCGGAGCGGGAGTCGCTCCAGGCGAAACTCGCCGAGCTGGAGAGCGACAAGCACGAGCTGACCCAGACGATCGGAGGGCGCCGCCGCATGGCGGGCGGGGACGCCTTCGATGTCGTGCAACCCCACGACCACGGACACGTCCTGGGTGTGAGCGCGCAGGCGACGAACGACGACGTGGCCGACGCGGTGGCCGCGGCCAAGGCAGCGGCCCGCGAGTGGAGCGAGCTGCCCTTCGACGAGCGCGCGGCGGTGTTCCTGCGCGCGGCCGACCTGATCGCCGGTCCCTACCGCGACACGATCAACGCCGCCACGATGCTCGGCCAGTCGAAGTCGGTGCAGCAGGCGGAGATCGACGCGGCGTGCGAGCTGATCGACTTCCTGAGGTTCAACGTCTCGTACGCGCGGCGGATCCTGGCGGAGCAGCCGAACTCGGTGCCGGGCGCGTGGAACCGCATGGAGTACCGGCCGCTGGACGGCTTCGTCACGGCCATCACCCCGTTCAACTTCACGGCCATCGCGGGCAACCTGCCGAGCTCGCCCGCGCTCATGGGCAACACGGTGGTGTGGAAGCCCACGCCGACACAGCAGCTGGCCGCCCACTACACGATGCAGATCTTCGAGGAGGCGGGCCTGCCTCCGGGCGTGATCAACATGGTGACCGGCGACGGCGCCGCTGTCAGCGAGGTCGCGTTGACCGATCCCGGTTTCGCGGGGCTGCACTTCACCGGCTCCACGGCGACGTTCAAGCTGCTGTGGCGCACGATCGCCGACAACCTCGACACCTACGGCTGCTATCCGCGCATCGTCGGGGAGACCGGCGGCAAGGACTTCGTGGTCGCGCACCCGTCGGCGAACGTCGACAAGCTGACGGCGGCCCTCGTCCGCGGTGCGTTCGAGTACCAGGGCCAGAAGTGCTCCGCGGCCTCCCGCGCGTACGTGCCGCGCTCGTTGTGGAACGGTGGGCTGCGCGAACGACTGGCCGACCTGACGCGGACCGTGGCGTACGGCGACATCACGGACTTCTCGCACTTCGGCGGTGCCGTCATCGACGCGAGGGCGTTCGCGAAGCACCGTGCGCTGCTGGAGAGCGTGCCCGGCGACCCGCACCTGGAGCTGCTCGTGGGCGGCGGGTGTGACGACAGCGTGGGCTACTTCGTCGAGCCGACCGTGCTCGTGTCGGACGACCCGAAGCACGAGGTGTTCTCCACCGAGTACTTCGGTCCCATCCTCGCCGTGACGGTGTACGAGGACGGCGAGTACGAGAACGTGCTCGACCTCGTGGACACCACGGCGCCGTACGCGCTGACCGGTGCGGTGTTCGCCGACGACCGGCAGGCGATTCAGCAGGCGCACCGCGCGCTGCGGCACGCCGCGGGCAACTTCTACGTCAACGACAAGCCGACCGGGTCGATCGTGAGCCAGCAGCCCTTCGGCGGCTCGCGGGCGTCGGGCACCAACGACAAGGCGGGCTCGATGTTCAACCTGCTGCGGTGGACGAGCCCCCGCTCCATCAAGGAGACGTTCGACGCTCCGGTCGACATCACCTATCCCCACATGGGCTGA
- a CDS encoding TrmH family RNA methyltransferase encodes MGDKQARSPKDRFLTVYGRKPVLEVLADETLDVDKVILADTARGPAAAEIRRAAKNRGVAVQSASAHRVKVLAGNGKQDQGVLADVVAPRMLPLTAALDRSAPPSPLLVLDGITTPANVGMILRTATAAGLPGIVVPRRGVAALDPLVVKASAGVAFRAPVLRCGSAEEAVERLTESGYTVYALGSRAGAEATPLFDVDVPSRVAFVLGGETDGVSEAVSNLAAGWVSIPMPGDVESLNVSAAAAVVSFELVRRGR; translated from the coding sequence GTGGGTGACAAGCAGGCGAGGTCGCCGAAGGACCGCTTCCTGACCGTGTACGGCCGCAAGCCCGTGCTGGAGGTCCTGGCCGACGAGACTCTCGACGTCGACAAGGTGATCCTGGCCGACACCGCTCGTGGCCCGGCCGCCGCCGAGATCCGCCGCGCGGCGAAGAACCGTGGCGTCGCCGTGCAGAGCGCGAGTGCGCACCGGGTGAAGGTGCTCGCGGGCAACGGGAAGCAGGACCAGGGCGTACTGGCCGACGTCGTGGCGCCGCGCATGCTGCCCCTGACGGCCGCACTCGACCGCAGTGCGCCGCCGTCGCCGCTGCTCGTCCTGGACGGCATCACCACACCCGCGAACGTGGGCATGATCCTCCGCACGGCCACCGCCGCCGGCTTGCCCGGGATCGTGGTCCCGCGGCGCGGCGTGGCGGCACTCGATCCACTGGTCGTGAAAGCGTCGGCGGGCGTGGCGTTTCGCGCGCCCGTGCTGCGGTGCGGCTCGGCCGAGGAAGCCGTGGAGCGACTCACCGAGTCCGGCTACACCGTGTACGCGTTGGGCTCGCGGGCCGGCGCCGAGGCCACACCGTTGTTCGACGTGGACGTCCCGTCGCGCGTGGCGTTCGTCCTGGGCGGGGAGACGGACGGGGTGAGCGAGGCGGTGTCGAACCTCGCGGCGGGCTGGGTGTCGATCCCGATGCCGGGTGACGTGGAGTCGCTCAACGTGTCGGCCGCCGCGGCGGTCGTGTCCTTCGAACTGGTCCGCCGCGGCCGGTGA
- a CDS encoding PPE domain-containing protein yields MGSGYTGEQIFHNFRNGQGTGGMEAVAETLIQLRRSYSDRAQAIQKIQERMEAAWTGDAGSAATAGAGPLGKALYASADNMDVTFKSVNSQAQAWHQASNSVEPVPPKPEKPGFWDNVTSFGGASDTYFQKSVEHMVAAERNVQVMSEYEAKTSSNQDFPRSYTTLSSAGGSITIDTGASSSAVGTGTSSIPDVRGGTSGPAAPGVSTGAAPGTSGAPPVGRPGPVGPIGPAPGPVSPGGPVTHTPAPVAGPVGTPPVGGGTTRNPNRSTNPRQGTGPGRGGVGERAGSRLYG; encoded by the coding sequence ATGGGGTCTGGCTACACCGGAGAGCAGATTTTTCATAACTTCAGAAATGGCCAAGGAACTGGCGGCATGGAGGCGGTGGCCGAAACGCTCATTCAGCTGCGCCGGAGCTATTCCGATCGCGCCCAGGCGATCCAGAAGATCCAGGAGCGCATGGAGGCCGCCTGGACCGGTGATGCCGGGTCCGCCGCCACTGCGGGCGCGGGGCCGCTCGGGAAGGCGCTCTACGCATCGGCCGACAACATGGACGTGACGTTCAAGTCCGTCAACAGCCAGGCCCAGGCCTGGCACCAGGCGTCCAACTCCGTCGAGCCGGTTCCGCCGAAGCCGGAGAAGCCGGGCTTCTGGGACAACGTCACGAGCTTCGGCGGCGCTTCCGACACCTACTTCCAGAAGAGTGTCGAGCACATGGTGGCCGCCGAGCGCAATGTTCAGGTCATGAGCGAGTACGAGGCCAAGACCTCGTCGAACCAGGACTTCCCTCGCAGTTACACGACTCTGTCGTCCGCCGGAGGCAGCATCACCATCGACACCGGCGCCTCGTCGAGCGCGGTCGGCACCGGTACGTCGTCCATTCCCGACGTGCGGGGCGGGACCTCGGGGCCTGCCGCTCCCGGTGTGTCCACAGGCGCCGCGCCCGGCACCAGTGGTGCGCCGCCGGTGGGGCGTCCGGGTCCCGTCGGCCCGATCGGGCCTGCTCCCGGCCCGGTCTCGCCGGGTGGTCCGGTGACGCACACTCCCGCACCTGTCGCCGGTCCGGTCGGGACGCCGCCCGTCGGCGGTGGCACCACGCGCAACCCCAACCGGTCGACCAACCCGCGCCAGGGCACCGGCCCCGGCCGGGGCGGCGTGGGTGAGCGCGCCGGGTCGCGGCTGTACGGGC
- the hpf gene encoding ribosome hibernation-promoting factor, HPF/YfiA family yields the protein MDIVIRGRNVEVPEHYRVHVADKMARLERYDRKVIRYEVELFHEPNPRQAKNCQRVEITGRGKGPIVRAEARAGDFYAALDSAISKLESRLRRMHDRRRVHYGRRAPESLAEATAAGALSATPSNRGRSATAVLEAPADTEADQAVSSDALGVPEPRWDDGVAPSQPGRVVREKQHSAEPMTIDEALYQMELVGHDFYLFNCADTGKPSVVYRRKGFDYGVIRLG from the coding sequence ATGGACATCGTCATCAGGGGTCGCAACGTGGAGGTTCCCGAGCACTATCGGGTGCACGTCGCCGACAAGATGGCCCGACTGGAGCGTTACGACAGGAAGGTCATCCGTTACGAGGTCGAACTCTTCCACGAGCCCAACCCGAGGCAGGCCAAGAACTGCCAGCGCGTCGAAATCACCGGTAGGGGTAAGGGCCCGATCGTCCGAGCCGAGGCTCGGGCGGGCGACTTCTACGCCGCACTCGATTCCGCGATCAGCAAGCTCGAGAGCCGGCTCCGTCGCATGCACGACCGGCGGCGAGTCCATTACGGACGGCGAGCACCCGAGTCGCTCGCCGAGGCCACCGCGGCCGGAGCGCTGTCCGCGACGCCGTCGAACCGTGGCCGCTCGGCGACCGCGGTGCTCGAGGCACCTGCCGACACCGAGGCCGACCAGGCGGTGTCGTCCGACGCTCTGGGAGTACCCGAGCCGCGCTGGGACGACGGCGTCGCTCCGAGCCAGCCCGGGCGAGTGGTCAGGGAGAAGCAGCACTCGGCCGAACCGATGACGATCGACGAAGCCCTCTACCAAATGGAACTCGTGGGACACGATTTCTATCTCTTCAACTGCGCCGACACCGGAAAGCCGAGCGTTGTGTACCGCCGGAAGGGTTTCGACTACGGGGTGATACGACTGGGCTGA
- a CDS encoding ESX secretion-associated protein EspG, protein MELSVGALAAAAEREGLGALHISLQPEPMWYPREERDSAQSALHQELAAAGLLDGRGRLDPDFIDLLPVLTSASLEYFGWISQDDTTWSALAASRGMLGVLAVRRGDHVTLTAIDHTELSASFVRALPEVGPGGGTRWVVRTDDLRDGFERTHHDRSVARVIAEIKKVMERPTSSGGELYVADRDPAGTYRTLRTPLHFVDTDWGRYINYRVRVGDDEEFCVQPADPGTVVATLESLRGHLVVTQRA, encoded by the coding sequence GTGGAACTGTCCGTCGGGGCCCTCGCCGCCGCCGCCGAACGCGAGGGCCTCGGCGCACTGCACATCTCGTTGCAGCCCGAGCCGATGTGGTACCCGCGCGAAGAACGCGACTCGGCACAGTCGGCGTTGCACCAGGAACTCGCGGCCGCGGGCCTGCTCGACGGTCGCGGCCGCCTCGACCCCGACTTCATCGACCTGCTGCCGGTGCTCACCAGCGCGTCACTGGAGTACTTCGGGTGGATCTCGCAGGACGACACCACCTGGAGCGCGCTCGCCGCGTCGCGGGGCATGCTCGGCGTGCTCGCCGTGCGGCGAGGCGACCACGTCACCCTCACCGCCATCGACCACACCGAACTGTCCGCCTCGTTCGTCCGCGCCCTCCCCGAAGTCGGACCCGGCGGCGGAACCCGCTGGGTGGTGCGCACCGACGATCTGCGGGACGGCTTCGAGCGGACACACCACGACCGCTCCGTCGCCCGCGTCATCGCCGAAATCAAGAAGGTGATGGAGCGGCCGACCAGCAGCGGAGGCGAACTGTACGTGGCCGACCGCGATCCCGCGGGCACCTACCGGACGCTGCGCACACCCCTGCACTTCGTCGACACCGACTGGGGCCGCTACATCAACTATCGGGTGCGGGTCGGCGACGACGAGGAGTTCTGCGTGCAACCCGCCGACCCCGGCACCGTGGTGGCGACGCTGGAGTCGCTGCGCGGACACCTCGTGGTGACGCAACGCGCGTGA
- a CDS encoding ComF family protein yields PALRLSPRARDAVGLDRAARVANLRGRVHVDPRGVPDPGTPVVLLDDVVTTGATLDACARVLTAHGLDVTAALTLTAASRTFGGARVKPRNLSPTRVVGELKTGGRR; encoded by the coding sequence CCCGGCGCTGCGGTTGTCCCCACGGGCCCGCGACGCCGTGGGGCTCGACCGCGCCGCCCGGGTGGCCAACCTGCGGGGCCGCGTCCACGTCGACCCGAGGGGAGTGCCGGACCCGGGCACGCCCGTGGTTCTCCTGGACGACGTGGTCACGACCGGAGCCACGCTCGACGCGTGTGCCCGGGTCCTCACCGCCCACGGGCTCGACGTGACCGCGGCGCTGACGCTCACGGCGGCGTCGCGCACGTTCGGAGGCGCCCGAGTGAAACCTCGCAACTTGTCACCCACACGGGTAGTCGGGGAACTGAAGACGGGGGGCCGTCGTTGA